The genomic interval CTCATTTGTAGACAATGTTACACATTTTTGTAATCTAAATTATCAAGCCACACTCCCCTTACAAATTTAATCATGTAGCCTGAAGTGGACTTCCTCGAATCAATATCTTCAGTCATATTTGAGTCGGAGTACCCCACCAAAATAAATTTGTCACCTCCAAAACAAAGCTTCATACATGTAGTACCATGAATGTAACACCCCaagttttataataaatattttcttaatgaaatagaattttagataattaatttggtgtaaaaattattttagaatataggttgattaatttactttatatgtgtgttttctatgatgtgttaatattgtacatatttgactaaatgagtaatataaataacaaatattatattttattattttatatatttttctaaaaataatagtatttaagtgtaaatattttagagaataagatttaagcaattttacgtgtatatgcgagttggtaattaatgtgatattttcttgtgtgtttgactaatattaaatgtgcatttaattatatttaattattctaaatatatcttatttttattattcattttataaataattatcttgggatagtggtaatattatgtttgattttctttatttttatatacttgttatggcATTGTgactttatataattttattatgaattagtaattaatataaagtgatgatgttatgttaatttattttgtgattttgggtattctctaatgatggtgaTGGTAGTATTTGAGTGTTTtgaaaaatagatataattatagttattattttgaatatgagagtttcaATTGTtagtaatatgtattttttttaaaagattaattattttaattactctaatttatcatatattagttatgaaatattagtaatgttttgaaaattaaataatgtttagaggaatattaaaaatgagattaaataaatattaattttgttttagcaaaataaaaataataatagtaaaacataaaataaataaaggaccAATGGGTTTAGCAAGCCCATTATGTCAACCCTAAttgtgttaataaaataaaataaattaaaaagggAGCTACTTGCAGCCGCCGTAGAAGGGAGAGGAAACAAAACAAGACTATCATTTGGCATCGGTGATTGATAACTGTTCTAGAAAACTTTCActatttttgttcaaatttcatGATGTTATTTCgctcatttaattaattagtcaaAAAACTCACTTTCTCTTAACTATctaaatttctctctaaaatatatgaCTTCTCCGTTTATGGAATtagttattttgcaccgttcttcttcatgTAAGTacaatttgagtgaaaccaacgccaaaacgaccgtatGAATaatggctatattatccactaattggttttctgatttatggtaagtttccttaactgaatttcgaaatttagtttttagtgtattttctcataatttatttttaacatttatcTATAAATTGTCAAGTTAGATGAATTGaaagacaaagagtcaaagaacaaaggttgtttgctagTGTAGTCGTATTTATGTGTGAAagcatcgaaataaggtaagggggtGAGgtagcgtttgaattcatgagtatcatatattgtgagatgaacgggaaaatcgtattttccaacgattcatccggggatcgctacgtacggcagcggctctttgagtgataaattaattaacatgcaaatatgaaaattttgagattaaaatgtggaataaaAATACTTGTAAGGTGTTGATTAATtgaatttctttaaatgtgtggtatttaatattattgtgatattgggtgtcgaatgagttttatgtatatgtttgattagatgagtttatgtgatgtgatattaaaagatggatgcattgtgataattttatgtgatgatgatgatgtattgtgatgttataaatttgtgatgaatttatgtgatgatggtgatgtatgattaatgatagtgatgttataaatttgtgatgagaatattgaagtaactccATCGTTGATGAAATATTGCtaatttcaatttgtgtttgagatgagggtcttaatggagtatcgtAGGCCAATAATGGGAGAAAATAATATTgagaatttttgaagtggagattattttgtcatcatataggtagggtctgacaagcctagtgatttcggggaagtataATTGAATTAagtctgatcgtggtggtctaTTATTGAGACTTAAGGAAatattgttagaccttggaggtatttggGTGGGAATTCCTTGGTGACTTGGAGATAGCACTCCAAAAGTcgagagctaccatgcaacacgaGTTTACTTCGATTGTCGCGTATAtatgtctcaggttgagttgaggggatctatgaggatatggtcaaatttgaattgttcgtccactgGGGGATGACATAGTATCAAGcttcctaaccaagtacttcagagttataatggtaccacattgtaaAGTAGAGTATAAACTCAttcatagcattgcatttccttgtgattttttttgttgtgattgatgtgtttcaaaagtaataattgtatctcttagatgatttggtgcatattataatgagataattatttcagttgagtgactttgatgttataatatgatattattttcttgaatattttaatataccgtaatatgattatgatacggtctattgtgattgtttgtgcgttcttcatacttatattatactatcaacatgatttcaaaactcacctcattcgttgtttttgtttgactggtttggcctTGCATTTGCGATATCGCAGTTATTACTGCATAATGAGTTTTGAAGTTCAAATTTGAGAGAAACTCCACTCTAATAGATGATATTGGAAATTAAGagttttaattttacttatttaattagaaatgacttttgtatgaaaatcttataagtactaataagtttttggaattaaattaagaaattatagttaaatcaagtctATGGAGATTGCCCTGTTTTATAGGAGGAAAAAAGTATAAactgttccttttgatttttgagaaacgtgatatcctaaattagttacaaaagtttttattttcttagaaataaattttctttatccgctgcgaaTTTCGTTCTAAtaaatctagtataaattattatataagttattttggggtttagagtgtcacaatgaaaatatctcaaaatctattTTACAACATTCCAATGCTCTCTATCTAGATTTGACAAAAATCTATTGATTGTGTCAATAGTATGTGTAATATATGGCCTTGTACACACCATTGTATACATCAAACTACCCACAACAGACGCATAAGGAACTTGTTTCATGTCTCTTTTCTCACCTTCACTAGAAGAACTTTGTTTAAAATTCAACTTAAAATGAGTATCAAATTGAGTACTTACAACCTTAGAGTTTTCCATTTGAAATTTTTGCAACACTTTCTCAATATAGTGTTCTTGTGACATCCAAagttttttttctcctttttgtcaCGCATAATTCTTATGCTAAGAATTTCTTTAGTATCTCCCATGGATTTCATGGCAAAGGACTCGTCCAATTGCTTCTTTAACTTCTCaatcttggaaatatttttcccaacaataagcatatcatcaacatataataacaagataatgaaattatcgttagaaaattttctaaaacaaatacACAATGGTGACATGCTTATTGTACCACTGCCTTGGAGCTCGCTTCAAACCGTATAGACTCTTTCTCAGTCTACACACATGGTCTTCCTTGCCTTCAATAAAAAAACCATCAGGTTGCTTCATGTAAAtttcttcctccaaatcaccatgaataAAGGTCATATTTACATCCATTTACTCTACCTCTAAGTCAAGAGTAGTTGTCAAACTTAACACGGTTCTAATCGATGACATTTTTATCACATGTGAGaaaatctcattaaaatcaacacTTTGTCTTTGACAGAACCCTTTCAccactaatctggctttatacCTCGGAGACTTTGAGTTACTCTCAAACTTCACTCTATAGATCTACCTGTTTATAGTAGGGAAACTTTTGCAATTTAGGGAAACTTATTTCTTGACAAGAAACATCAAAACTGTCTAAGAAATATAACTCTTCAAGTAACGAGCATCCTTTAATCACATCAAATGGATTATTCCTTAAAATTTCACAAGATTCCAACTTCAACAATCTAAGCTTCTGTAGTTTTGTAATTCTATGCGACAATTCATTAATTTTACAATGAACCAAATCAAGTGTCTCAAGACTATGCATGCTTTCCAAAATAGGGATGTCACCTAAATTGACATTCGTAAAAAGCAACGATCGTATATTATTCAATGATTGAATTGATTGTGGGAATGATAAAGTTGAATTATACAAAATTCTATCATCACCACATAAATGAAAAACTCGAAGACCtgtattattttcaaaaaatgtaTTTGGGAATTCTACTTTCACATCGTCGCAGCGCCTTCATGTAGACAATTAGAATTTCAAGCTCATAACCACCAAACTTGCAAGAAAGAACGTTCATTAACTTTCCTTGGcatgacaaatatttaatattattttccttTTCAACCAATGCCTTTTCACTTCTATTAGAAAGATTTATTCTTTGAATCTCTTTGTTTGCTATCTTTTGGGCTGCATCACGAACCAAGTCATGCATTTTTACACTCTCTTGATCATCAGCTTTCAATAATAAACAAGAATCTAGGAGTTTAGTTTTGGATTTATCTACTAGACTTCGAGCATATTCGTAGCTATGATAATCTTCACCAAAAATTCCTGCTCCTATGCCAAATTTGGTTAACCTTTCAATAggaatattttcatcttcttgaAATACAGAACACAAGAGGAATAGTCTCTTGGCCTTTTCATTCTTCATGTAATCATAGCTAAACTTCAAGCGTCGATAAATTTTATCTTGTTCATCGTCATCATCCTCGTGCATTAACATATGTTTCTGTAAGGAAATTAAGGCAGCATTCCACTGTTTTGGGCATTTTTGTCTTTTCAAACTACCGGCGTAACAACAATTGCAATTGATAATCTTTTGCATTCATTTGCAATTTTATGAGCCTTACCGAGCAAACTTTTGGATGCATTGTTGCATAGATCAACATGCCTTTTGAACATGTTCCATGCATCTTCTTCAGTTAAAGTCTCCAGTTGTATTGTCTTATTGCATCCCATTATGTCGCATACCGGCATTTGGCGTGTGGTTACAAGAACTCTGCAACCTTTTTTATCGTCACTATATGGAATCCCCATTTCCTTAAAATCGAGATCTCCCCACACATCATCCAATATTAGAAGAATCTTCTCACCATTAGTCAATCTTTTCCATAGTTTTCTGGGTCGGTCTGATTCATTATCgtcattcaaattcaatccCAATGGTCCAACAATATCATCTTGAATCTTTTTAATATCAGGAGATTTTGACACTGTCGTAAAGATGGCATAAGTAAATTGTTTGGATTGCTTAATTTCGTTACCAGCTTTTTTGGCTAATGTAGTTTTTCCTGTGCCCCCCATTCCAAGCAACCCAATTATATAATTGTTGTCATCTTTCAGTGCATCCAAAAGCTCATCGTATATGGATTCTCTgcttttaaaagaaatatagagTT from Cicer arietinum cultivar CDC Frontier isolate Library 1 chromosome 5, Cicar.CDCFrontier_v2.0, whole genome shotgun sequence carries:
- the LOC101500967 gene encoding disease resistance protein SUMM2, whose protein sequence is MGALVESSYICCFTCIAKDFEEEKARLVPERKTIKERVEVATSRGEDIESNVVSWEEEADKLIQEDTKTKQKSCFGFCPNCIWRYIRGKELANKKERIKKLMETGKELSIGLPARLPGVESNQPQLYISFKSRESIYDELLDALKDDNNYIIGLLGMGGTGKTTLAKKAGNEIKQSKQFTYAIFTTVSKSPDIKKIQDDIVGPLGLNLNDDNESDRPRKLWKRLTNGEKILLILDDVWGDLDFKEMGIPYSDDKKGCRVLVTTRQMPVCDIMGCNKTIQLETLTEEDAWNMFKRHVDLCNNASKSLLGKAHKIANECKRLSIAIVVTPVV